A segment of the Carassius carassius chromosome 21, fCarCar2.1, whole genome shotgun sequence genome:
TCTGCTGACTCAAGAATATCaggttacatcacttgctcaccaataggtcctctgctgtgaatgggtgccatcggaataagagttcaaacagctgataaaaacatcacaaagaaCACCCAaaaacacaactccagtccattgaTTAACCTCTTgtcttcactggagaaagcaattttATGGATGGAGGCAAGAAGCAACGATCTGAAattaaaaacttgtttaaaaaaacatgcagctttttgcttcacaaaatGTTGATTGACTGGAgtaatgtggattattgtgatgcttttaccAGCTATTTGGattctcgttctgacggcacccattcactacagaggatccattggtaagcaaatTATGTAGTGCATGatgtaaatttctccaaatctgttttgatgaacaaGCAAACTCATCTATACTtcgatggcctgagggtgagcaaattcAACTAttcattcaaactaaaaatgtcaatttttccATTCAGCCTGTTAATAATTTGACTGTTTGTTTACATTAAATGTGTTCGCAGAGGCTACCTTCAAGTTTGTGATCCAATGCTCAGACAATTTACCTTGTACAAATAGCATTTCACTTCGTTTACACTGTTTGTATAGCATTTACCACTATTTGAATTTAGTATAAACTACATGATGTTTGTTGATATTTACTCTTAGTGCAAACAGTAACGCTATTTACAATCTGTGCAAACAGTATCCACCAGCAGTTCATGATCATGTTGATTTTAAGAACATTTGTTTACCTCGGTTCACTTGGGTCACCAattattttcttcagtaaaaGTAGTGGAGGTTTTCTGATCTTTTACATGCATGCAATAAAATGTGCTTGCTAAAATGATGACACAATATAAACATTTAGGCTACTGTATAGCCTAGCAATCAGAATTATCCAAGTGCATCACTGCCTTTGACTAAAACTAATTCTCTTGTTTTTGGGTTCTTTGACCCATGATAATTACATTTGAAAGTAAAAGTCAAAATTGGCTTTTAATTCCGGCTAAAAAGTTGATAATATTGACTCATAGCAAATATATACATTCTTTGTTTCTGTTAAACGAAACAAAAACAATCACTGGCAATAATAAGAATATAACATACAGCCCAGCTGTTTACCTGCTTGTATCTGCGGAGGTGATGGCAATGAGTGGAGTTGCTCTCAAGGGGAGGCTGGTGGGTCGAGGCTGGGCCGTCTCAGTCTCTGGTTTTCTCTCACAGTAGTACTGCTCAGCCAGCCTGAAGGCCAAAGGGGGCAGCTGGACGGTTCGGCAGGAAAGCCTGCGGACCGCAAAGGGCTCCATGCAGGACAGTGGACATGAGTCTGGGAAGTCTGGGGAACAATCTGAGACCTGAGAAGGTGACAGTTTCATTAAGAGTCATTTCCCCAAACTCTTTAAAGTTTTCAGAGAATATATGAGACTTTTACAAAAATAGTCCACTCATTTAAGTACAGCTATATGAACTGGTAAGGTGTGAAAATGAACCAGTCCTCAGATGAACCTTCAGACTCAAGAACTTAAGTGCAGATTCTATGTATGCTTTAGAAAAATTACCTATTtgttatttaatatgttttaagtGTGATTTTTAGCCTTAtactaaaattattaacattaaaacaagTGAATTGATTCATAAAAACTAAATGAACCATTTCCTCTGAATTTTATAATGAATGAGTCACCGGTATTCCATTAACCTTTTTACACATtcgaaaatatataaaatactgaattaacattgaaatcacaggaatgGCAACATCTTATTTCaaactaaaatgtataaaaataaaaaagccaaaataaattaaataaataaatattttaaaaaatcttaaaaacaatTTCTCACAAGACAATTTTCTCCCACAAAAAGCAGCAACAactactattttaaaatgtaaacatagtaagaaatgttacttgagcaccaaatcagcatataaaatgatttctaaagaatcattttttaaataaataaatacatacatatttattaaatcttataaaaaaacaaatgtcacACAAAATAGCTgcaaaatattaagaaatgttccttgagcaccaaatcagcatattaaagtgatttctaaagaatcatgtgacaaatatccatccatccatttatcattCCTGTTTGTTGCGATTATAAGTCCTCTCTTCTTTTGACAAAATGCTCTGAAGACACATGAGAGAACCCTCACTCCCTCTGGACACAACAAGGAGATATCGATTTGATACAGAGAGAACAGCTCTCTTCAAACAGCCTCAGGGCAAAGTCGAAAACACAAATCACCATTGATTTACACAAAAAGGCTCCCCACTGATTTTCCCAGGGCACCAACCCCTAAATGCAATGAAAAACAGTTCAATTACCCTGAAAGATACATTATTTCATAATTTGTAGAAAAAAACATTCAGATATTTGACTGAAGGGAAAATGACTCGGTACCTGTGCTCAAAGACAGGTCTACAGGGTATTTACTTCTTTTCTAACATTGACATTTTCCATGTACAGAAACATCTCTCAGGAGGTTTACATTCAAACTTATCACCTCATACattattaattacttaattgtGTTCCCTCAGATAGTGCTGCAAGCCAAAACAAGGTATCCCATGTGAATGGAAGTGTTTAAAATAGTTCTGGCCTCCAGGAACAATTAATTTACCTCTTCATAGAAAGCATACctcttcattatatatatatataaaaacacaaacattatatattaaattgcATCTTTTTAACAGACTGTTTTAGCTTTGATAAATCAGATATTAACTAAAAAACTAATCTAAATTATAACTGcccaaatgtgaaaataaatttatttcgACTCAAAGTGAAAGCAGTAAACAATGTCTCATATTTCTACTCTAATGGCTGTAGTCACATCCCGTGAAAAACACAttacctgcaaagaaacacgctCTCTTTCGGGGGGAACACCCCAATCTTATTGCCTGAATGAAATATTCAAACCATCAGCAAactcataaataaataagtgagtaAATACGCAAACCTCTGATCCAATTACCAGTGTTTTCACAGAGGCGttgaatatataaacattttaattatcatCACTGATGCTTTGTAGAGCTCCACTGCGTTTGAAATATTGGAAATGTGATTTCAGAAAGGAACGATTAAGGTGTCACATGGGTAAAGACCGGCACCCAGACGAGGTGCTTTATCAAGTGAGATTTGATGATATTTAACTAGCAGGCTTCAAAGCAGATTTTATTCTTTCTTCTTTTACTGTGGATTGAAATACATGTTCAGAACTGCTCAGGGATTCAGTCGTCAGGTATCTGAAAGTGTTCATATGAATTTTAGGGAAGGTAAATCACTTGGATGTTTAATTAGTCATTCCAACACTAAGGAACAATAAACTGCtcatttaatgaaatatattaatgATGATAAAGACAGAACAAAggatgatttaaaaattaaatcaacTCAAACTCAAACATAATGGCTCTTCTGACATTAAAACGTCATTAAAACATTTCAGATATCACAGAGTCCTGAAGTGAATCAGAGTGATATGAAGTTCTTGCCCCGGGGCTTTTGTGATGTGAGCAGTAACGCGGGTTACACAGGTGATGACAAGTGATGGCAGTTTCTTATCATGTCGCCTGGAGCTAAATGACAGCAGGTCAATGACAAATCTCAATTCATTAATCTTCTTATAAAGGACGACACTTCATCTACCTCCTTGTCTGTAATGATATATTTAAGagacatatttcagtttaataactTACATACAGGCAGTAAGACTAAAGGCCTCCCAGGGTAGAAATAAAATACGCTTTGTTTTATGTTCTCACGAACTGCTAAATAGCAGCCACTTGAAATACTTGCCACTACGCAATACAAAAATATCTTGGTCTAAAATATTATAGTGTACTgggtaatactttattttaaggaccaattcacactattaattcattgcttattaacatgcatattaccTAGTATACTGGTTGTTTATTAGAGttaattacatacatttaaaaaaaaaaagagtaagtaaaatattttacttgTTTTGAGTAAGTGAAAGAAAATGCTATACTAGTAGCACTATAGCAGCTCCCTGGAGACCTTTGTTACACCacattatattaacatattttaaaaaaaataataataataatttaccatCTTGTTTTATACAAATTATATTGCTATCTatcatcaagaagatcaggccctttctttcggaacatgttACACAACTCCTTGTTCGATCTCTTGTTCTGtcaaggctggactattgcattgctctcttggcaggtctttcagccaattctatcaaacctttacaattaatccagaacgcgtcagcaagatacatttttaatgagccaaaaaagaaTACACGCCACACCTCTGTTTGTCAATTCGCACTg
Coding sequences within it:
- the LOC132097294 gene encoding cAMP-specific 3',5'-cyclic phosphodiesterase 4D — protein: MQENACSEESQLESVSDCSPDFPDSCPLSCMEPFAVRRLSCRTVQLPPLAFRLAEQYYCERKPETETAQPRPTSLPLRATPLIAITSADTSR